A segment of the Ochotona princeps isolate mOchPri1 chromosome 16, mOchPri1.hap1, whole genome shotgun sequence genome:
AACTAGGCTTGCAGATTCAACACGCAGGGGGGCGTGGGGGTGGGCtgtggccttggctgcctggAAGTGACTGCAAGGCATAGGAGGTGGTACTGAGGCCCGGTGATGTGCCACAGCTGAACAAATGCCCTCCTCACATCACACGCCTGGGGAGCAGCTTGCAGACGAAATCAGACCTGCAGCAGCTAGGTAAGGCTAAAGACCTACCTGGATATCATTGGGGAAAACGTTCCTCCAAGCTGTGACACTCAGGGTGGGCGGCTTTGCAAGTGCAAGTCCTGCAGAGTGAGAAAAGATCTTGGTGGTCACAAAAGGCACTCCTCAGGGAGTGGCTTGAGATGCTGCTTTCCCTCCTCCATTCAGGTGACCCGTGTGAGGAACCCCTGctagcctgggaagcagtgtggTTGCCAACAGAGCCATGCTGTTGCTCGTGTGAAAGATACCACAGCAATAACCTGGCCACCTGGTTTCCAGTATTTTCGTTATTGGCAAAAGGCACCATACCATGGCTTGGCAGGGGGGCAGGTGCTCGGGCTGTCTTCCTGAGCTGCTTTCCCCGGTGCCTTAACTGGGAGCTAGatccgaagcagagcagctgggactctggaTCTGAGATGTAGGTCAcccactttgccacaatgccTCCCCTCAAATGACTTCTGGAAGGGAACAGGGCCCAGTGGAGGGTGCAGGAAACATCTGGGGCAGCCAGCTGTTGTGGAGAGAGACATGCATGCAGGGTGTCAGTTTGGCGACTGCCTTGAAGTTAAGCAAgtatcagtccacctcctgtcacGTTGACTGGAAGAACTGGAAGTCCCCGTCTAGACAGACACCGGCCTGGGGGCTCGCAGCAGCCTGCCTGGTGACGGCCCAAACAGGAAGGCCCaggagcagggggagggggctggagaaGACTGCTCGGCCTCTGGTGAAGGGTGGATGTTGCAGTGTTGAGCGAAAGAACCCAGGTTCAAAAAAGATACACTGTGTACGGCTTCTGTCTTTTCTGAGATTCCCAAGCTGATGACAGAAATCAGCGGCTGGCTGCTGGCCAGGCAGGACAGAGGAAAACATGGTGGGGAGATGGGAACATCTTTGTTGTGATTGCGGGGGGGTGGATGGGAGGGGTTGAGCAGGGAGGAGAGTGACCCAGGATCACAGGAGTGATAGAGTGGCTCTTCAAAAAGCTCCTGTGGAATGGGCAGTATGGAAGGAGCCTGCAAAGGATTAAAAAGAGTTTGCACTGCAGTCTACTTGGACTTGCATTTTTTAGCAACGTTTGTTGCATTTTCTCCTGGCATATTTGTGTAAGCACATCATACTGTACACTGGAAcggtgtggattttttttcccccacatttatttatttacttgaaagtcagaatgacagaaagagaaagagagagagagagagagagagagagagagagagagagagagatcttgtcttttggctcactccccaaatgactacagcacCTGGAGctggtccaggagccaggagcttcttccaggtcacttcttggctgctttctcaggtgcgttGGCAGGGCACTGGATCGAGAAGTGGGGAAGCTgtgacatgagccagtgcccatagggaatgccagtggtgctggcagtggctttacccactatgcctcaACACCAGCCTCCAagtggaagtattttattttgtgtgaatTATATTACAATGTACAGGAAAGTAgtgagaaaaaaaaccaaaatgtgggtgggtggggcttatcccacatgggtgacagtttaATTCtgagctgtcccacttcccatccagctccctgcttgtgacctgggaaagcagctggggatgtctcaaagtcttgggaccctgcacctacgtgggagacccggaggaggctctaggctcctgtctttggatcggctcagctgtgactattgtggtcatttggggggtaAAAAAAGCAGATGAACATCTctgtctgccactctgcctttcaaataaataaaatgaatctttaaaaagaaaaaaaactggggTGACTTGCTAGAGCGGCTGAGAGAGGAAAAGGGTGCTTTTGCATGAGGTGGCTGGGTCCCCCCCTTGCACttgtcccttccccctccctcctgctccctgcacaCTGTCAGCTGGGGTTTGGGACTGTCACTCAGGATGGCatcaggaggtggctgtgtggtACACGCTGCTGTATGCCTTTCCCAAGGAGCAGTTCCCCTCTTCCTCAGGGATCTGTTCGGTCGTCTGGGTCACAGTCAAACACTCCCAGACTTAACTCTAGTTTGAACTGTTGTCCCTCCTCAGGTGCACAGATGAGCTCCAAGCAGGGCGTGTGCCCCACGGCCCTCCTCCACTTTCTGATCTGTGACTCTCTGGGTGATTTAGCTTTGATGATCATCTACTCTGAAGAATCGTTCACTTGAGAATGGGGCTCAGACACCCCATTCTCTCCTGGCAATTTACATTCaggaatttgcatttttctgtttaCCAAGGGTCCAtccttgttgttttgttttgtcttttacatGTGTgagaatcatttttcttttctcttctgagAACTGACCCATCATCTGCGTTGAGTGCTTTAGTTGTTGAGTTTGTGGGTCTTTAAAAGTCGCTGCATAAAAGTGTGTCTAGTTAGGACAGAGGCCCTTTCTCTGAAGTAGGGATGGCACAAGCTCTgctcatttgctttgtttttgccaCAGAGAACTTTCCTTTTTAGCACTGGCTGCTTTCCTcgtggagagaggggaggaatTCCACTGCTAGCCTTCCGTGATGCCGTTCTGCTGTGTGTGGGGTGTGGCTCACATAGTGGGAGGTAGCCCATGCTTGCAAGCAACCTTCGAATTTATTTGGCTCGTATTTTTCCTGGAGATTTTGACCCTGCTTTTCCTAATTAGACTTGACCTCtactttctgtttcattttagttttctGTGAGCTCTATCTGGTTTGAGAATCAGAGAAATGGCCCATCTGTTGTGAATGagaaaaatgttcttttctgtCTATCTGAAAGTGATTCCAAGCTTAGAGAAAGGCAAAGTTAAGTAGCCTGTCTTGGAAAGACTCAGGAACGAACTCAGGGTGGAGACTTCGTCAACATTGGCATTTGGCTTGGGCACTCtctcattttaataaaatagtgCAACCCAGGCCCAAGCATCCTTGTTTCTTCTACGCATTCACCCATAAAGTTATCATTAGCCTCCCTGTCTATTTTTACCCTGATTTTCTTATCTGCATCCTGCCTGCTGTTTTgcatgttttacattttaattagttccttggaaaggcagagagagagaattttttggCTCacccttcaaatgcccacaacggttAGAGCCAGACCAAGACAAAGtagaatacagagaggagagagagaggaagatcttctgtctgttgactcactctttaagtgaccacaacagccagagctgagccaatctgaagccaggagcccagagcctcttccacatctcctacgcaggtgcagtcccaaggctttgggctttcctccactgatcccaggccacgggcagggagctagatgggaagtggggctgccgggattagcactggcgctgtgcccatatgggatcgtggtgcatgcaaggcgaggaatttagccgatAGGCTGCTGCACCGGCTCCCATAAACTATTCTTACAACTCCATAACACAAAGATAAACAACCAGACttgaggctgctgctgtggcattaGTAAAGCTGCTACAAGTTCATGCTCTGGCCTGGAGTAAGGTGAGAGAGGAGCCTAGGAGGGTTCACTCCTCCTTGGGTACTAGCTCACACTGTCAGATAAGCGTTACCTacaatgaaaaatacattttaaaaaataatttttgtttgagaggtagagaagaaaagagagcatCTGTTCCATCAAATGCCCAcatagccggggctgggccaggctgaagctgggcgtCAGGAACTTAGTcggggtctcccaggtgaatggTGGAgaaccagctacttgagccagcacctgctgcctcccagcaggaatgtggaactgggattctcctctGGGCACTCCATTGTGATGTGATGCCCACCCTCAGTTGGCATGTTCtgcttttaacattttctttgaaaggcacagagtcaCAGAGCTTGCCAGaggtctccttccctccctcagacCCTtgttgcagccagggctgggttgggctgaagccaagaagcaggaacTCAATGCCAGtctcagatgggtggcaggggcccagtcacCTGCTGCCTACTGGGGGTGGGTGTGGGAGGGAGATGCTTGAATCCGGAGTGGAGACTGGATGGGACCCAGGCCCTCCTGTGTGGGACATGTGCGTGCCACAAATGGCATCTGAGCCTTTGGCCTCCTGACTGCATGTTGGGACAAATATGGGTTCATGTGGGCCCTCTCTTAGAAGGCAGCTGATTTCAGTGTTCCCTGAAGTGTCCGTCTGCCTTTGTATCATTAGCGCTCACCCTCCATCCCTGAGACTACTGCCTCCATCAACAGCTTTCACTCGAGTTCTGTTCTCGAGCGTCTCAGGACTGGCCTTGGGTGTTTATACATGCCTGGCTTCTTTCACCAAGATGTGACATTTGTCCGTGTGCTGTGTCTACTGCTGAGTACTGTCTCCTAGCCTGTGAGCACAGCACACTGGTATCTCCCTTTGAAATCGGGTTCCAGATGtctagttttgttgttgttgatgtttgcTGTTATGAACAGTTTCATAACCCATTTTCTCCAGGCCAAATACCTAACAGCAGGCCTCTGGCCATTTGGCAGAATAGTGTGCGTTCGTATTTCTTGACCATTTAACaatgatttgaaaggaagaatgacagagtGATGCTGTGAGGTAGGGGagtaaaggggagagagagagaaagagggagtgaaggagagataTCACTCTCATATGTTGTTTcagtccccaaacagccacatgaTGAccagggtctgggccaggctgaagccaggagccaggagcctagaactccaccagGGTCTTCTACAAGCTTGacagggccaagcacttgagtcatcctcctctgctctctcaggcccattagcagacagctggattgaaagtggagcacacAGACCTTGATCCAGCATTGCTACGGGAATCCTGTGTCGCAGGTGGAAGTTTCACTTACTGCACCACCACATCGCCCTCCCAGCTGCTGTTCCATTTCATCCTGGGGATCCCAGGACTACAGGCTGAGGTCTCCAGCCCTCCTTCCATCTCCTCTTATTCCAGGCTGGGTCTGTCACTTCCTAAGGATAACCCTACCTCCTGCAGAGGTGCCTGGACAGTGCAGGAAGGCTAGGGTCCTGGGGCAAGAGCCTGAGAGGCTGAAATGTCAGGCCTCGACTCTCAGGCCCCGCTGGAGCCTAGTTCAGGTTCATGTTCGAGTTCTCTGTGGAGACTTAGACTCCAGGTCCCAGaaggctggctgtctgactctGAGGGATTTCCTCACCCCAGTACCCCTTGCCTATTTGGCTTGGCACATTTGCCTGCCAGCCTGAATCAGGCCCCAACATGTTATGTTCCCTCCCCTTGGTGAACTTCAAAGGAGGCTTAACATTAAGCTGCAAAGTATAAGCAAGGCAAGCCAAAAACATCCTCTGCACATGACTGCTCAGGTGTCTTAAAAAACTTGACATTATcggttaaaaaacaaacaaaaaaccaaactcGACatcaaaatattggtgtgagcaaAAGGGACTGTTTCCTGTTCCCGTTTCGCTTTTGAGCCTTTGGCCACTTAAGGTGCGTGGCCAGGGGTACCCATCATTCTGCAAGTCCCCACAGTTCTCTGTGCCCTGCAGCCTATAGGCAGCaactcctccccccaccccgtgtgccccaggcccagctctggaggCTTCCTGCCCTGCATCTGTAACTTCCAGGAACTTTTGTGCAATGAACAAAGTCACATTGACATCAAGTTCATGTTTTTGAGTTCTTTTAAGGAGGGGAGGATTTCTTTGACAAGAAAAGGTGGTGATGAAGATGGAAAAGGCAACTGTTCTTGAAGGAAGATAGTGACAGCAATGCGGTGGGCTGTGTGACACGCCGCCATTTCTGACGCCCAGCGTCTCCTTCAAGTTacttcttccccttccctttgTCCTTGTCCTTGTCCTTCCCTTTGTCCTTGTCCTTCCCTTTGTCCTTGTCCTTTCCTTTGTCCTTGTCCTTGTCCTTGTCCTTGTCCTTGTCCTTGTCCTTGTCTGCCTTGTCGGGCTTTGCGTCTGGTTCCTTGGGTTTCTCAGGTTCTTTTGGTGGCTCTTTGCCTTCCTTACTCTTTGGCGGCGGGGGCACCAGCACGTCCTTCTTGACCTTCTTGCCCTTGAAGTGTTTTCTTTGGAGACAAAtgtcaataaaagcaaaaaaggcAGCCACTCCCATGAGGATCTGGAACACAAAACAACCTCCATCACTTGGGCTCACCCTTCTGAGGGAGGCGGTGTCTTCCACCTGTTCCCAACTCCTCTCCTGATCAGCACCCCCCCCAATGGGAGGCACACCACCCAGGGCCTGGACTTTCTCCAGCCCACTCTCTCATCCTtcagctttgtgctgtcctccctTCAGGACTAGCTGAGAGAGGGGCCAGTCTTGGCTGCAAGACAGTCATGATCTTGGAATGCTTTCCTGGGATATTATCTGGATTTCTCAACTGTACTTTTCAATTTTCATCCACCCCCAAGTTTTCCATGAAAAGACACCATCCTGTTAAAAACAGGAAACATACACCCCCTGCAAACACCCAACCCTGCAATTCTCCAAAAGAATGAACAAACACATGGGCCAGCCAGGAGAGACTCACCACAGCGATTAAATAGTGCAACGGCACGTTTCGCCGGCCCCTCATGGCGAACACTATGCCTCCGATGAGGAAGCCACAGGCGAACAGGTCATTGAGGAGGTCCTGCAAGGGGCAGATAGGGCTTAGCTGGGGACCCAGCAGCATGGCCACCCTCAAAGGAATATTTTTCAACCATCTGCCTGATCCCCACACAcataatataaatacatatatatatatatatatatatatatatatatatatatatatatatatatatacatatatatataaatacatatatatatgtgtatatatatataaagacagaTAATctgatacatatatttatgtataaatagaGAACATGCTATATTGTGGATTTCaactatttcttttcctttctctctttctttctttgggtggagttacagagaggaagagatagatcttctattcactggttcactgtttcactccccaaatggccacagaagctaggactggactaggctgaagctaggattccagaacttcttctgggccaGCCACGTggctgtagggacccaagcacttgggccatcttccactgctttctcaggcacattagcagggagtagcATAAGTGGAgttgctaggacttgaaccagcatccatatgggttgcaGGTATTGGAGGCGGTGCTTTATCAGCTGTGCCATAACGGTGGCCCCTGTTTCAACAATTTAAATAGAGAGGTATCAGACTGTTGAACACTTGCTTTTTTAaattcaagtttatttatttattgagaaatACAGATTTAGTCTCTTGGTTTCCctacacattggcagggagctgaagtggaagCAGCGTTGCCCTCTGCAACACCATGCCAACTCCTTAAGTCTCTTCTGGCAAGAATATGAATCCTATCCTGTCAGGAACCCGAACTATTGCC
Coding sequences within it:
- the CMTM2 gene encoding CKLF-like MARVEL transmembrane domain-containing protein 2, whose protein sequence is MADKTKPPEGGAPEPAAPPPKPGEEANKEKEPPKPSVQPKDEVGTRKGCRRYRWELKDSNKEFWVFGHAIVKLISLGCLIAVLMLFHGVSVHPIIVLIVSMELSIFIFFIVLYSFAIQRYMPFILWPITDLLNDLFACGFLIGGIVFAMRGRRNVPLHYLIAVILMGVAAFFAFIDICLQRKHFKGKKVKKDVLVPPPPKSKEGKEPPKEPEKPKEPDAKPDKADKDKDKDKDKDKDKDKGKDKDKGKDKDKGKDKDKDKGKGKK